The Candidatus Omnitrophota bacterium genome contains a region encoding:
- the def gene encoding peptide deformylase: MSETGLKIREFPDPVLRRKAKPVKTVSAEHAALLSKMARLMYESRGVGLAAPQVGVSEALIVVDAGSGLYKLVNPKVIKKEGSQVNDEGCLSVPGVYIKVKRARRITVSGLDESSKPVKFEAQDLLACAIQHEIDHLSGRIIVDYASFFKKMAIGIKKANAVK, translated from the coding sequence ACCCGGTATTGCGCAGGAAAGCCAAGCCGGTAAAAACAGTTTCCGCCGAACATGCCGCGTTGTTAAGCAAGATGGCCAGGCTGATGTATGAGTCCAGGGGCGTCGGGCTTGCCGCACCTCAGGTAGGAGTAAGCGAGGCGCTTATAGTCGTGGACGCCGGCAGCGGGCTGTATAAACTGGTCAACCCGAAGGTCATCAAAAAAGAAGGCTCTCAGGTCAATGATGAGGGTTGTTTGAGCGTTCCGGGAGTTTATATAAAAGTCAAGCGGGCCAGAAGAATAACGGTCAGCGGGCTGGATGAATCTTCAAAGCCGGTAAAGTTCGAGGCGCAGGATCTGTTGGCCTGCGCGATCCAGCATGAGATAGATCATCTATCCGGCCGGATAATAGTGGATTACGCGTCTTTCTTTAAAAAGATGGCCATAGGCATTAAAAAAGCAAATGCCGTTAAATAA
- the lipA gene encoding lipoyl synthase translates to MPLNKRLPAWFRQAIPDDNALKLMRRLSDMQVNTVCKEAKCPNIGSCFAQSRMTFMILGNTCTRSCGFCNVNKAAGRKLSLDRRETTRICSVIKDLGLRYAVITSVTRDDLDDGGAGQFAELIKEIRGISADIRIEILIPDLQAKPESIKVIRGAGPDVVGHNLETVPGLYPALRPQADYQRSLSVLRMLKDGGSGLITKSSLMLGFGETPAEVERVMKDLRGVDCDILTLGQYLAPSEGQVRVKEFITPEQFKQFEITGFSLGFKEVLAGPLVRSSFKANELQDRVLNRKKVDKCTI, encoded by the coding sequence ATGCCGTTAAATAAAAGGCTTCCGGCCTGGTTCAGGCAGGCGATCCCCGATGACAATGCTTTAAAGTTGATGCGCCGGTTGTCCGATATGCAGGTCAATACGGTCTGTAAAGAGGCGAAATGCCCTAATATCGGGTCGTGTTTTGCGCAGTCCCGGATGACCTTTATGATCCTGGGAAATACCTGCACCAGGTCCTGCGGATTCTGCAATGTGAATAAGGCTGCCGGAAGAAAATTATCATTAGACCGGCGCGAGACGACAAGGATCTGTTCGGTAATAAAAGATTTGGGCTTGCGATATGCGGTGATCACCTCGGTGACCCGCGACGACCTGGATGACGGCGGCGCAGGCCAATTCGCTGAATTGATCAAAGAGATACGGGGTATCAGCGCGGATATTCGGATAGAGATATTGATCCCGGACCTTCAGGCAAAACCCGAAAGCATTAAAGTTATCCGGGGCGCAGGCCCGGATGTGGTTGGGCACAACCTGGAAACAGTGCCCGGGTTATACCCGGCGCTGCGACCGCAGGCGGATTATCAAAGGTCGCTTTCGGTCCTGAGAATGCTCAAGGATGGCGGATCCGGGCTGATCACTAAATCTTCGTTAATGCTCGGGTTTGGCGAAACTCCGGCCGAGGTTGAGCGGGTAATGAAAGATCTAAGGGGGGTTGATTGCGATATATTGACCCTGGGCCAGTACCTGGCTCCATCGGAAGGTCAGGTCAGGGTAAAGGAATTCATAACCCCGGAACAGTTCAAACAATTTGAAATAACGGGATTCAGCCTGGGATTTAAGGAAGTCCTGGCTGGGCCTTTAGTTCGTAGCTCATTCAAAGCAAACGAGTTACAAGACCGGGTCTTGAATAGGAAAAAGGTGGATAAATGTACGATCTGA
- the trxB gene encoding thioredoxin-disulfide reductase produces MYDLIIIGAGPAGLTAGLYGGRYRLNTLILEKMSVGGQIILSQTIENFPGFPGGIATEELIARFKKQVDDVGVAVKEAEVTAIEKDLQSQAGYLIKTKDGSFQSRGVIIASGASWKRLGVPGEEKLIGKGVSYCGTCDAPFFRNKEVVVVGAGDHAFEDAIFLTTYASKVTIVHRRQGFRCAKILEEKAKANPKINFILDTVIEEILGENKVEGVRLKNLVTGQPSQLSCQGVFVFIGVAPNSAFVKEKVKLDEGGFIITDENMQTSFAGVFACGDCRKKTLYQVVNGCGEGAVAAHSAHTYLLNK; encoded by the coding sequence ATGTACGATCTGATCATTATCGGCGCAGGGCCTGCAGGGCTTACCGCAGGGTTGTACGGAGGCAGATACCGGCTTAATACTTTGATCCTGGAAAAAATGTCTGTGGGAGGCCAGATCATTCTTTCTCAGACCATTGAGAATTTCCCCGGTTTCCCGGGCGGAATAGCTACTGAAGAGTTGATCGCCAGGTTCAAGAAACAGGTGGATGATGTGGGCGTGGCTGTAAAAGAAGCCGAGGTTACAGCTATTGAGAAAGACCTCCAATCACAGGCGGGTTATCTTATAAAAACTAAAGACGGCTCTTTCCAAAGCCGCGGCGTGATCATTGCCTCAGGCGCAAGTTGGAAGAGGTTGGGTGTTCCCGGAGAAGAAAAGCTGATCGGTAAAGGGGTTTCATATTGCGGGACCTGCGACGCCCCGTTCTTTCGCAATAAAGAGGTGGTGGTGGTTGGCGCGGGCGACCACGCTTTTGAAGACGCGATATTCCTGACCACTTATGCCAGTAAAGTCACAATTGTCCATCGCAGGCAGGGATTCCGCTGCGCGAAGATACTTGAGGAAAAGGCGAAGGCCAACCCGAAAATAAATTTTATTCTGGATACGGTGATAGAAGAGATTTTGGGCGAAAATAAAGTAGAAGGGGTCAGGCTGAAGAATCTTGTTACCGGCCAGCCCAGCCAATTATCATGCCAGGGCGTGTTTGTGTTCATCGGCGTGGCTCCGAACAGCGCTTTCGTGAAGGAGAAAGTAAAGTTGGATGAGGGCGGCTTCATAATTACCGATGAAAACATGCAGACGAGTTTTGCCGGCGTGTTTGCCTGCGGCGATTGCCGAAAGAAAACCCTGTATCAGGTGGTCAACGGTTGCGGTGAAGGCGCAGTGGCTGCGCATTCCGCGCATACATATCTTTTGAATAAATAA
- a CDS encoding phosphoenolpyruvate carboxykinase (GTP) gives MCAQKYLTHNQKLKEWVEKAVRLCRPDEVVWIDGSSEQKLQLEKESVTTGELIPLNEERLPGCFLHRTNPNDVARTEHLTFICTRDKKDAGPNNNWMSPSDAYAKARKIFRSSMKGRKMYVIPFSMGPVGSPFSKIGVELTDSRYVVLNMMIMTRVGSSVLEQLDNGVDFTRCLHSLADLDIDRRLILHFPEDNTIWSVGSGYGGNVLLGKKCLSLRIASHIARKEKWMAEHMLIMGIEKPNGEIKYIAAAFPSSCGKTNLAMLVPPEGLKKKGYRIWTVGDDIAWMRIDTDGGLWAVNPETGFFGVAPGTNSHTNPNMVTTIRKNTIYTNVLSKPDGTVWWEGADGETPVRGIDWQGRPWKPGMVDSEGRKVLGAHPNSRFTTPISQCPSASFRLDQPHGVPIAAIIFGGRRQHLAPLVYESFNWQHGVFIGATMASERTAAQVGKLGEVRRDPMAMLPFCGYNMAAYFRHWLDMGKRMARQPRIFNVNWFRMDDNNKFLWPGYRENLRVLEWVLDRCNNKVEAEPTAIGYIPRPGDLDLNGLNISDAAINKLLSIDKKAWLAEMEGVSKFFRQFQKDLPEELWTEYENLKERISSLKKG, from the coding sequence ATGTGTGCTCAAAAATATCTTACGCATAACCAGAAATTAAAAGAATGGGTGGAAAAGGCTGTTCGCCTTTGTCGGCCTGATGAAGTGGTTTGGATCGACGGTTCCTCGGAGCAGAAGCTGCAGTTGGAAAAAGAATCCGTGACTACCGGCGAGCTTATACCTCTTAATGAGGAGAGGCTTCCCGGATGTTTTCTGCACCGGACCAACCCTAATGACGTCGCCCGGACCGAGCATTTGACCTTTATCTGCACCAGGGATAAGAAGGACGCCGGGCCGAATAACAACTGGATGTCCCCGTCAGACGCCTATGCCAAGGCCAGGAAGATATTTAGATCTTCGATGAAGGGCAGAAAAATGTACGTGATCCCGTTTTCCATGGGTCCGGTGGGCTCGCCTTTCAGCAAGATCGGCGTGGAATTGACTGATTCGCGTTACGTGGTCTTGAATATGATGATCATGACCCGCGTGGGTTCAAGCGTCCTGGAACAGCTGGATAACGGCGTGGATTTCACCAGATGCCTGCATTCCCTGGCTGACCTGGATATCGACCGCAGATTGATACTGCATTTCCCCGAGGACAATACTATCTGGAGCGTTGGCTCCGGTTACGGCGGAAACGTCCTTCTGGGTAAAAAATGTTTGTCGTTGCGGATCGCCAGCCACATCGCCAGGAAAGAAAAATGGATGGCTGAGCATATGCTGATCATGGGCATTGAAAAGCCCAACGGCGAGATCAAATACATAGCCGCGGCATTCCCCAGCTCCTGCGGTAAGACCAACCTGGCTATGCTTGTCCCTCCTGAAGGCCTGAAGAAAAAAGGCTACCGTATCTGGACCGTGGGTGATGATATTGCCTGGATGCGCATAGATACGGACGGCGGTTTGTGGGCGGTAAACCCGGAGACCGGATTTTTCGGGGTGGCGCCGGGAACGAATTCCCACACCAACCCCAATATGGTAACGACTATCCGCAAAAATACCATTTATACCAATGTTTTGTCAAAGCCTGACGGGACGGTCTGGTGGGAAGGCGCTGACGGCGAGACTCCGGTGCGCGGGATCGACTGGCAGGGAAGGCCGTGGAAACCAGGAATGGTCGACAGCGAAGGCCGGAAGGTCCTCGGCGCGCATCCTAATAGCCGGTTTACTACTCCGATAAGCCAGTGCCCTTCGGCGTCGTTCAGGCTGGACCAGCCGCATGGCGTGCCGATAGCGGCGATAATATTCGGCGGACGCAGGCAGCATCTGGCCCCCCTGGTTTACGAATCATTCAACTGGCAGCACGGTGTTTTTATCGGAGCGACTATGGCTTCGGAACGCACCGCGGCCCAGGTCGGTAAATTAGGCGAGGTCCGGCGCGACCCTATGGCGATGCTTCCATTTTGCGGTTATAATATGGCCGCGTATTTCCGGCATTGGCTGGATATGGGCAAACGCATGGCCAGGCAGCCGCGGATTTTTAACGTTAACTGGTTCAGGATGGACGATAATAATAAATTCTTGTGGCCGGGATACCGGGAGAATCTGCGCGTCTTGGAATGGGTCCTTGACCGCTGTAATAATAAGGTTGAGGCTGAGCCGACGGCGATAGGTTATATACCCAGGCCAGGGGATCTGGATCTTAACGGCTTGAATATAAGCGACGCCGCGATCAACAAGCTTTTGTCGATTGATAAAAAAGCCTGGCTCGCGGAGATGGAAGGGGTCAGTAAATTCTTCCGGCAGTTCCAGAAAGACCTGCCCGAGGAGCTTTGGACTGAATATGAAAATCTTAAAGAGCGGATATCCTCTTTGAAGAAAGGATAG
- a CDS encoding phosphoribosylaminoimidazolesuccinocarboxamide synthase translates to MPEKVVLTTDLKDLTLFRRGKVRDVYDLGDKLLIISTDRISCFDVVLACGIPYKGKVLTKLSCFWFDLLKEIIPNHFISADIKDYPQQLQKYAECLEGRSMLVKKTSPLPVECVVRGYLSGSGLKEYLKSGSVCGIKLPGGLIESAELPEVIFTPSTKEEKGHDQNVSQDYVEKKIGNEKTGILKEKSIAIYKKARDYARARGVIIADTKFEFGIFEDKVILIDEVLTPDSSRFWPKDEYSPGKPQPSFDKQFVRDYLESLDWDKTPPAPGLPEEIVEKTSKKYLQAYKNLTGEEFK, encoded by the coding sequence ATGCCCGAGAAAGTAGTGTTGACCACGGATCTAAAGGACTTAACGCTTTTCAGGCGGGGCAAGGTCAGGGATGTGTATGACCTGGGTGATAAATTGTTGATCATCTCCACTGACCGGATATCCTGTTTTGACGTGGTCCTTGCCTGCGGCATACCTTATAAGGGCAAGGTCCTGACCAAATTGTCCTGCTTCTGGTTCGATCTGCTCAAAGAGATCATTCCCAACCATTTTATCAGCGCGGATATCAAGGATTACCCGCAGCAGCTTCAAAAATACGCCGAGTGTCTTGAAGGCAGGTCAATGCTGGTAAAAAAGACCAGCCCGTTGCCGGTTGAATGCGTGGTTAGGGGGTATCTTTCCGGCTCCGGCTTGAAAGAATACTTGAAGAGCGGATCGGTCTGCGGGATAAAACTGCCCGGCGGTTTGATCGAATCCGCGGAACTCCCGGAAGTGATCTTTACCCCCTCCACAAAAGAAGAAAAAGGGCATGACCAGAATGTCAGCCAGGATTACGTGGAAAAGAAGATCGGCAATGAGAAAACGGGGATCTTAAAAGAAAAAAGCATCGCGATCTATAAAAAAGCCCGCGACTACGCCCGCGCCCGGGGCGTTATTATAGCGGATACTAAATTTGAGTTTGGGATTTTTGAAGACAAGGTTATCCTGATCGACGAGGTTCTTACCCCGGATTCTTCGCGTTTCTGGCCGAAGGATGAGTATTCTCCCGGCAAGCCACAGCCGAGTTTTGACAAGCAATTCGTCAGGGATTATCTGGAAAGCCTGGACTGGGACAAAACCCCTCCGGCGCCCGGCCTGCCTGAGGAGATCGTCGAAAAAACATCGAAGAAATACCTTCAGGCTTATAAAAATCTGACCGGAGAAGAATTTAAATAA
- a CDS encoding flippase-like domain-containing protein, producing MTIFKKAMGLVLKICCSVLLLFVLFRQIDAKSVLSIIKNTNKPLLLFSFLLCSSVYILCFLRWKMLLAVSGIRPAISRLISPFAGGVFFNLFLPTTIGGDFVRSADLAIHTKRANEVVATVILDRLSGYIGMVLVALLALIFGSKLIEDRMIFLSIAGLTAGLVLIMLVFFNSFVYSIFRKLFYSPDAGKIRAAIEDIHREIYNLRDHKKVALKNLFLSILVQAITPVTTYIIALSLGVDMNISYFFIILPIISAISMLPISLGGLGIRDAATIFFFAKVGVGQDLAFAMSLIGFLFIVIYAGIGGLIYVFTLRHRRV from the coding sequence ATGACGATCTTCAAGAAGGCCATGGGTTTGGTTCTTAAGATCTGTTGCAGCGTTTTGCTTCTGTTTGTGTTGTTCAGGCAGATAGACGCGAAGTCAGTCCTTTCGATAATAAAAAACACCAATAAGCCGCTGTTGCTTTTTTCTTTCCTGTTGTGCTCATCTGTTTATATTTTGTGTTTTTTGAGATGGAAAATGCTGCTCGCCGTATCCGGGATCAGGCCGGCGATATCCCGGTTGATCTCGCCTTTTGCCGGCGGGGTATTTTTTAATTTATTCCTCCCGACGACTATCGGGGGGGATTTTGTGCGCAGCGCCGATCTGGCTATACATACAAAAAGGGCGAACGAGGTGGTCGCTACGGTGATCCTGGACAGGTTAAGCGGTTACATTGGTATGGTCCTTGTCGCTTTGCTCGCCTTGATCTTTGGGAGTAAATTGATCGAGGATCGAATGATCTTCTTGAGCATTGCCGGGCTTACTGCCGGGTTGGTCCTTATTATGCTGGTGTTTTTCAACAGTTTTGTTTATTCGATATTCCGGAAATTGTTTTATTCTCCGGATGCCGGAAAAATAAGGGCGGCCATCGAGGATATTCACCGCGAGATCTATAATTTGCGCGACCACAAGAAAGTCGCGTTAAAGAACCTGTTTTTATCCATATTAGTCCAGGCGATAACGCCGGTGACTACATATATAATCGCTTTGTCGCTGGGCGTGGATATGAACATATCTTATTTTTTCATCATTCTGCCCATAATTTCAGCCATATCTATGTTGCCGATATCCCTGGGTGGTTTAGGGATAAGGGATGCCGCCACGATATTTTTTTTCGCCAAGGTCGGAGTAGGGCAAGACCTGGCTTTTGCCATGTCCCTTATCGGTTTTCTTTTTATCGTAATTTACGCCGGCATCGGGGGGCTTATCTATGTCTTTACACTACGTCATAGACGGGTATAA
- a CDS encoding NYN domain-containing protein codes for MSLHYVIDGYNLIKHRSFSFADRFKDGRFALIQFLRCEKPCGSSKNKITVVFDGYPRGMSSQDSDIEIIFSGDESADDRIIRIAGSRRGPRNIVLVSDDRQLTDTVKGCGLSAVGIEEFIAPKKKFARKSDDSSKSELTGSMVRKINKELEDIWLK; via the coding sequence ATGTCTTTACACTACGTCATAGACGGGTATAATTTGATAAAACACCGGTCGTTTTCTTTCGCCGACCGGTTCAAAGACGGCCGTTTCGCGCTTATCCAGTTTCTGCGCTGCGAAAAGCCGTGCGGCAGCTCCAAGAATAAGATCACTGTGGTTTTTGACGGTTATCCCCGGGGAATGAGCTCTCAGGACAGCGACATAGAGATAATCTTTTCCGGGGATGAAAGCGCCGATGACCGGATCATAAGAATCGCCGGATCGCGCCGCGGCCCGCGCAATATAGTGCTGGTTTCCGATGACCGTCAGCTCACGGATACGGTCAAAGGCTGCGGATTGTCCGCGGTAGGCATTGAGGAGTTCATCGCCCCTAAGAAGAAGTTCGCCCGCAAGAGCGACGACTCATCAAAATCCGAGTTGACCGGCAGTATGGTGCGCAAGATAAATAAGGAATTGGAAGATATCTGGCTTAAGTGA